One window of Cervus elaphus chromosome 2, mCerEla1.1, whole genome shotgun sequence genomic DNA carries:
- the LOC122675677 gene encoding serum amyloid A protein encodes MNLSTSIIFCFLILGVSSQRWGTFLKEAGQGAKDMWRAYRDMKEANYKGADKYFHARGNYDAAQRGPGGAWAAKVISNARENIQGITDPVFKGMTRDQVREDSKADQFANEWGRSGKDPNHFRPPGLPDKY; translated from the exons ATGAACCTTTCCACCAGCATCATTTTCTGCTTCCTGATCCTGGGCGTCAGCAGCCAGAGATGGGGGACATTCCTCAAGGAAGCTGGTCAAG gGGCTAAAGACATGTGGAGAGCCTACAGAGACATGAAGGAAGCCAACTACAAAGGTGCAGACAAGTATTTCCACGCCCGCGGAAACTATGACGCTGCCCAAAGGGGACCAGGGGGTGCCTGGGCTGCTAAAGTGATCAG TAACGCCAGAGAGAATATTCAGGGAATCACAGACCCTGTGTTTAAGGGCATGACCAGGGACCAGGTACGGGAGGACTCGAAGGCCGACCAGTTTGCCAACGAATGGGGCCGGAGCGGCAAAGACCCCAACCACTTCAGACCTCCTGGCCTGCCTGACAAGTACTGA